The genomic window GTAAACCATCATGGTTCCGAAATAAGAAACATCGGTCATCATATCCCTGGCCATTTCGAGGTTTACATTCTTGGCTTTACGTAGTTCGTGCAAGGTATCTACATAATCGTTATAATGAGCCGATTGGCCTGGATTATGTATTTTTATAGTGTTGGGATCCAGATTTAATCCAAGTCTTTTAATCGTGTTGGTAATTTCGCTTGGATCGCCCAAGAGGGTGATGTCTACAATATCCTGGGTAATGAGTTTCTCCACTGCTTTTAAAATGCGTTCGTCATTTCCTTCTGGTAAAACAATATGTTTTTTATCGCGTTTGGCCCATTTAACCAGTTGGTATTGAAACATATGTGGCGTAATACCCTGATAGCTGAAAGTGATAATTTTATCATCCAGTGCTTTTATATCCACATATTTTTCAAAAAGCTCTATTGCCACTGCAATTTTCTTCTTGTTTTCAATTGTGATTTTGGAGTGGATACCGCCAATGGTTGTAGTGGTTTCGAAAGTTCCCTTTTTAACCGCTATTATTGGAATAATGGTTTGTAAACCTTCAATCAATTTAATAATCGGCTCATCTGGTAAACTGCCTGCGGTTAAAACAATGCCTGCAATTTTTGGGTAATTGGCTGATAAGTTGGCCTGAAGTGCGCCAATAATGATATCACCACGATCGCCGGGGGTAACAATAAGCAGGTTGTCTTTTATGTGCCTTAAAAAATTAGGCAACATCATGGCACCGGTCACAAAATTATCAACCTGGTTATCCAATAGTTCAGCTCCAAAAAGTACCTCACCACCTAGTGCCAATGTAATTTCTTTCATTGTTGGACTTTGCAGGCTAGTTTCAGTGGGAATAACGGCAATAAGTAATTCGGCTGGCAGTTGATTCGTTAAAGCTTGTTTAATACGGTCTGCCTCCTCCGGATTCACCATATTGGCCACTACGCCTAATACCTGCACATCTCGCAATAGGAAGTTACGGTAAATGTTGATAGCCGATTTAAAAAGCTCACTTGCTGTTTTGTTCTTTCCCGATACCACTATTAAAACTGGTGCACCTAAGTTTTTGGCCATTAAGGCATTCGATTCGAACTCAAATGCCATGCCTTCGCCTAAAAAGTCGCTGCCTTCAATAACGGTAAAATCATAGTTGTCCTCCAGTTTTTTATATTTACTGATAATGGTATTGATAATTGCTCCACTATCTTCTGCTTGGTGCAGCATTTCCTGTCGGGTAAAGGCAAAAGCATCCTCATATTTAACCGGGAGTGAGAAATAATCCAACATGGCTTCTACATGTTCATCTTTTTTATTCTGATCGTCTTGCGCAATAATGGGTTTAAAGTAACCTACCTTTTGCGTTTTGGCCAATAACATATTGATCATTCCGAAAGCAATTACTGATTTTCCGGTATAGGGTTCGGCCGAAGCAATGAATATATTTTTAGTCATAAATAAGGGTCAATGTATAGGAATAACCAATCACGCCCAATATAGTTGGAAATATCTATTTTAAAAACTAAAAGAGGTTAAGTTTTTAATTGCTTGATTAGAAAACTTGGGTCAGGTATTTCGATAGCCATAAATAGGAAACTTTAGTAATAAGCTGCGAGGCATCGTCATTGCGAGAAGGCTTTTTGAGCCGACGAAGCAATCTTACAACGATTGTTACTAGCGTGCGCTTTAAGATGTTTCGTTCCTCGAAATGACGAGCTTTCTATGGATTCTGTCAATGATAGCGGTTAGAATTTTTCAAATACATCGTAATGTTATGTTGGGAGGTATCGTCATCTCGACCGTAGTGTTCCAAAGGAACTCCTTTGGAGGAGAGATCTTTTAAGATAGTTCAAAGATTTCTCCATTCCACTGTGTTCCAGTCGAAATGACGACCGTTCTTTGCAATCTGTCAATGATCGCCTGTCGAAGTACCAGATTAATAGATAGTAAGTGTTTCGATTACTTATGTCGATTCAAATTGGAACCTTCTTGCCAGTGGTGGAGCCGTAATAGCTAAATTGAATCGGTTTTATGCATTTGATTCAATCAATAACTTTAACATTTTTAGCCTATGTATAAGTGGTAGGTTCACTTTTGCATCAGGATTAAGCTTTAAAGGCATAAAATGACTTTCCAGAAAATGATCATAATCGGTAATTACGGTAGCCTGATTCAGATAAATTGGAACGTCTTGCTTTCCTGCCTGGGTAAAAAAATCTTCTAGCTGCTGTATTTCTTGGATGGTCATACTGCAAAGTTATCATTCTATTTTGAGCAGATGGAATTATTTTTTTTTGACAGGTAGTATCTGCCTAATGCTCAATCATAATTATTTTTAAATATTGTTTGTACTAAAAATTTTAGTTTAAATTTGTTTTCCCTAATTAATTGTTTTAGTGTTCTAATCACATTGAAAGAGAATGAACAATAGTGAAATGAAAAAAGATATCCTCCGTTCAGATATGATTCAGGATATTTCATCACTTAAAAAAGAATATTGCCGAAAGGAGACCGCATGGCACCGAGATTGGAAATTGGCTTTCCCGCCATCATTTAGAGAAGTTGCTTTTTATGATGCAGCCAATGCCGATATCCATCGTGCTGATGTATTTACCCCATCCGGTTATACAATCGAGTTTCAAAATTCTCCGATCACATTGGCCGAGCTTAATAGTAGAGAGGCATTTTATCCAAATTTAATATGGGTATTGAATGGCAAAAAATTTAAGGGATTCAAAATATTGAAACATTTACCTGATGTGGATGATCCCAGGCTAAAGGATTATGAATTTTGTCATTCCGATCACCTTTCTATGGTTAGGAAATCAGAGGTAATGCAGGGGGTGCCCAATCCAAAAATACTTAATTTTTATCATCCCGAACTTCAGGGCATTAAACTCACCTCAAACCTTTACTCTTTTTGTTGGAAACAGCCACATAGTGTATGGTATTTAGCTACCGCAAAAATAATTGTAGACTTAGGTGGGTATTTTTTATATGAGCTAAAACAGCGTAACCAATTAAATGGAAATTATCCATACCTGAAAATGTTAAGTAGGAAAGCCTTTATCGATTGGCATACCCCACCAGAGCTTTAATTATAACCTTCGAAAAAATCAATTCGGTAATTAAGGATAAGATCAAAAGTGAAAAAAATGTAGCGTATTAAATCTCTTGATCTTAAGAAATTTAATACGCTAAACCGCATTATTTCATGCTATCGTTAATTTTGTTGATCATCACCAAATGGCTTTGAACTATTGGTGCAGTTTTCTTTGCAAAAGCTTTAAGATCTGCATCTTTCCCATCTCTTGATTCATCTTCCATTAATTTTAGTGTAGATTTATGGCCACTCACCATGGCATCAACATAAGCTTTATCAAAATCTGCTCCTGATTTTTTGCTCAGGTCATCCATTTTTTTCTTGTGTTCATCATCTACAGTACTTGGCAGTGTAATGTTTTTTTGTTTAGCAATGGCCGTTAATTCGGTGTTTGCCATGCCGTGGTCTTTTACCATCATGGTTGCAAATTCTTTAACCTGCGGATTGCTGCTTTTTTCGAGGGCCAGTTTTCCCAGTTCTACTTCAGCCATACCGCCAACAGCTGCCTGTGTAGTAAACTTCGCGTCAGCTCCATCTACTGCAATTCCTCCGGTGGCAACAGCATTGGTTGAACTGTCTTTAGCCATGTTTAAACTATCGGCACTTTCTTTGGCATCCTTGTTTCCTCCATTGCAGGCCTGAAATGCTAAGGCAGAAATGGCCAATAAATAAATTAACTTTTTCATATACTTCGTTTTTTGTTGTATCTACATAAACATGTTTTAAACCAAAAGGGTTTTAAGCTTTTAAAATAATCGGGTGTAGGTAAATGTCAGATGCTCAGCTGGGTAGGCTGGTTTTTGTAATAGGGGTAGTAGATAAGGTCTAAAATTTAACAATTCTTATTTGGACTTGATCTAAATAGAGGCTATATTTGCCGAAAACAAAAATGCCACACGGTTCAGACCCGTGTGGCTAAACCGGAAATCCGGCTCACCTTTAATCTCCATTAAAAGCCATGCAAATTAAGAAAATTTTGCTATTGGGCATGTTATGTGTCTGTGTAATTTTTACTTCTGCCCAACACCGATTATCGAGCATCTCGGGGCAAATCAAATCCAATGACGGAAATCCAATACCCGGGGCTACCCTTAAAATCCACAAAACCAATTATGGTACATTAACAGACCAAATTGGAAATTTTAAACTCTCCAATATTCCTCTGGGTAAATACACCATACAGGTATCTGCAATTGGTTTTAAAACACAGAAAAAAGAGATCAATGTAGCTGATGGCCAAATAAGCACTTTCAATTTCCACTTATCAGAATCTACCGAGCAAATGGAAACCCTAAATGTTATTGGTAGAACAGCCAACCAGCAAGTTAACCGTCAGGCGTTCAATGTAACCTCTATTGATGCAAAGAAACTGCACAACAGTACACTTGATATTTCTCATGCTTTAGACCGTGTTTCTGGAGTGAGGGTTAGAGAGGCAGGAGGCTTGGGTTCAAGAATGGATTTTTCTTTGAACGGTTTTACTGGCAGACAGGTTAAGTTTTTTATTGATGGAGTACCCATGGATAATTTTGGTTCATCATTCCAGATTAACAATATACCCATTAACCTTGCCCAACGTGTAGAAGTATATAAAGGAGTAGTTCCTGTTTGGTTAGGATCGGATGCATTAGGTGGTGCCGTTAATATTGTAACCGATAATACAACGAAAAGTTATATGGATGCCTCTTATTCATATGGTTCTTTCAATACGCATAAAACAGCTGTAAATGTAGGTTATACTGCGCCATCGGGATTTAAAATCCAGGTTAATGCTTTTCAAAATTATTCTGATAATGACTATAAGGTTACTACAGATGTTGCAGCCATTAATGGCCGTTATTTTAGAAACCAAGTGGTTAAACGCTTTAACGACACCTATCATAACGAAACCTTAATAGCCAGTGCGGGTGTAGTTAATAAATCATTTGCCGATCAGTTAATGTTTGGGTTAACCGTTGGGCAAAACTATTCTGAAATCCAAACTGGAGCAAGGATGGTTTCCGTTTTTGGTGATTGGCATAGAAAGGGCAGTATTTTAATGCCTACAGTTAAATATGCCAAAAAAGATCTGTTTGTTAAAGGATTGGACCTTCGCGTAAACGGGAATTTTAATTTTGGTACAGAACAAAATATAGATACGGTTTACCGTCGATACAACTGGTTTCAGGATTATAAAGAATACCCTGGGGCAGGCAGCGAACGAGAACGTTCGATGTATAAATTTCGTAACAACAACGGATTAGCTACTGCAAACTTAAGTTACACTGTTGATGAGCATCATTCAATGTCGCTAAACAATGTATACAATAGCTTTAACAGAACAGGTTCTGATGAACTGTATCCTGATGCCGAGAAATATGAGCAACCACGGATAAACAATAAAAATGTATTGGGTTTAGGTTATAAATTCAGTGCTTCTGAGAAGTGGAACACTTCTGTATTTGCAAAACAATTTTATCAGTCAAATAAATATTCGCAAAGCTATAATCCAAGTGGTAATTGGGGCGACATTGCTTATTTAACGCAAAAAAACAGCTATAGTAAAACCGGTTATGGTATTGCATCTACTTACTTTATTGTGCCAAATCTCCAGGTTAAGGCATCATACGAAAAAAGTTATCGTTTGCCAGAAACCGACGAACTTTTTGGCGATTTATTAAATCTCGAAGGGAATATTGCTTTAAAGCCCGAACAGAGCAGTAATTATAATTTAGGTTTTAGTTACCAGGCACAGTTAAACAAAATCCACCGGTTTAGTTTCGATGGAAATTTAATGTACCGCGATGCGAAAGACTTTATCAGACCAAGTTTAAATGCAAACCAAACCAAACAGGTGATGGGCAATGTAGCTAACGTAACCAATTTTGGGTTTGAATCGGAGGTTAGATATTCATTTAAGCAACTATTTACGGCAGGAGTAAACGTAACCTATCAGAATTTAAGAAATAATACCCGTTTTGAGCCAGGTCAAACCATGCAGAGTCCTTTATTTAGAGACCGGATTCCAAATATGCCTTATCTCTTTGGTAATGCAGATGCCTCACTTTTCTTTAACAACGTGGGTAAAAAAGGCAATACCCTTACCCTTGGTTATAACGTGCTTTACGTTCATGCTTATTATTTATCATGGCCGAGCCAGGGTACTTCAGAAACCAAATATGATATTCCCAGACAATGGATGCAGGATGTAAATGCTGTTTATACACTTGGCGGCGGTAAATATAATATTGGCTTAGAATGTAAAAATCTATTGGATAACCGCATTTACGATAATTTTTCTCTACAAAAGCCGGGCAGGGCATTTTATGCCAAGGTTAGATACTTTTTTAGCAACAACAGATAATTCCTAATCCTAAAATATTTTAACATGAAAACTAAATATATACTTCCTTTTTTAAGTTTATCCTTTCTGATCATCTTTTCGGGTTGCGACAAAGAACTGGATTCTTCAGAAGTTATAGATGTAGAAACCGAACTTACAGGGGCAACCAAATTTGTAATTTCTGCAACACCAATTGGTACTTCGGGCATTGCCGATTATTTATTGACGGCAAATTCTTTAGAATCGGGCATGGTAACCACTCAGGGAAACGGGATAGAGCAAGATGGATCTTACCGTTATTATCTTACACACAAAAACCGTTTTTTTAGTTTGCTATACGGACAGGGAAACCCAGGTGCTGTTACCTCTTACCGTTTAGACAGTGACGGAAAGTTAAAGAAACTTTCAAATTTTCAAAGTGAAACCGTACATCTTTTTGCGCCTGTGAAGGACGATGTTTTTACCATTAAAGTTCCAAGATCCGGAAATGAATTTGCAACCATGTTTAGGATAGATGCACGCAAATATCAGATTGTTGGTGAACAGCAGGTAAATATTGTAAAGCTTGCGGGCAATGGCGAAAGGGCGCATTTTACCTGGGCAACACAGGTTGGAGAAAAGCTATTTATACCTTATATGAGTATTAAAGGCGCTGCACCAGATGTATTTGGTACTTCATATCCCGACAGTTCCTGGGTGGCCGTTTATAGTTATCCTGATTTAAAACTGGAGAAAATCATCCGTGATAACCGCACCAGTTATATCGGCGCCTATTTCGTAAATGGTTTGGTTGAAACCGATAATGGAGATGCTTATGCTTTTTCATTTGCAGCAGCAACAAACGCAGGCATTCCGACGTCCAAAAATCCATCAGCTGTTATCAGGATCAATAAAGGAACTACCGAGTTTGATAAAAACTATTTCTTTAACGTACAGGAGATTTCTGGCGGACACCATATTGCGGGGCAAACTTATTTAGGAAAGGGTGTTTTTATTCTCCAAATGTATGCACAACCCAATTCGCTTTTAGGTACAGCGAGAAAATTTGCTGTTGTTGATGTAATCAGCAAAAGCTTCAAATGGATAACCGGTATCCCTGCAGATATCACCAGAACAACAACCATTAATAATTATGCGCCAAAAGATGGTAAAACCGGATACATAGGCATCACTACCGCGAGCGAAGGAAGTTATGTGTATGTATTCGATGCAGAAATTGCAGCTGCCAAAAAAGGCTTAAAGGTTGAGGGTGGAACAATCACTGCAATTAATGCCCTTCAATATTAAAATAAACTTATACGCTTAATTAAACAGAACAATGGCAACGGTAAATAAAACTATTCCGGCAAAGAAAAAAAATAAAGATTCGCTATTTAACAGAATCAATAAATGGCTTCACCTCTGGCTTGGCCTAATATCGGGTGTCATTGTCCTCATTGTTTGTATAACAGGCTGTATCTGGGTTTTTAATGAAGAAATTACAGGTTTATTGGAGCCTGAAACCAAAATTGAAAAGCAGGATAGGCCTGTGATTACACCATCGCAACTGAGTGCCATTGCGTTTAAGCTATATCCAGAAAAGATTCCTTCGTATGCACAATACCAACAGGGAAGGGCGATCAGTTTAAATTTAAGAGGAAAAAAGGATGAAGGACGACGCGGAGGAGGAACCAGTTTAAAAATTAATCCTTATACAGGAGAGGTAATCAGCAAAGTGGTTCACAAAAAAGGGGAGGTCGATTTTTTTAGGTTTATCCTCAACGGTCACCGTTTCTTGTGGTTACCTTATGCCATCGGAAGGCCAATTGTAAACTACGGAACCATGATATTTGTGGTTTTGTTAATTACCGGATTAATCTGGTGGTATCCTAAAAAATGGAACAAATCAACCCGCAACAAGAGTTTCAAAATTAAATGGGGCGCCTCATTTAAAAGGGTAAATCTCGATTTACACAATGTACTTGGCTTTTATTCTTTAATTTTTTTGCTTTTTATCGCCTTGACAGGGATGGTTTATGGCATTAAATGGTACAGTGAAGGTTTGTATTGGGTAACCTCTGGAGGTGATAAATTAGGTGATTTCCAGCGTTTGGAATCAGATTCTTTAGCTGTTGGAAAATTTTATACGCCACAAAAAGCAATGGATCTGGCTTGGCAAAAGGTAATTCGCCGTCATCCGAAATCGCAGGGTTTTTACTATAATTTTCCCGATACTTCAAAAGCAAAAGCCACGATCAACATTACGGTTTATCCCAATACAGGTCAGTTTTACAATAACCAGGGGTATACCTTCGATCAGCATACTTTAAAAGAATTTAAACGCGAAGGTGTTTATGCTATTGCTTACGAAGAAGCTGGTTTTGGTGGTAAACTTCGCAAAATGAATTACGATATCCATGTGGGGAGTATTTTGGGTTTCCCAGGTAAAGTGATGGCTTTTTTAGCCTCGCTAATAGGAGCAAGTTTACCTATAACCGGCTTTATCATCTGGTATGGTAGGAAATTCAAGAAGAAAGCGGTAAAGAAATCGCCCGTTTTAATCGAAAGCGATAATAAGCCTGTTGGTTTTAAGCCGAGAGCTAGAATTCCGGTAAAAAAAGTGGAAGAAGTTTTGGAATAACATTTTTTTATGAAACCGTCATGCTGTCCCGAATTTTCGGGATCAGCATCTTTTCTACTATTAAGACCCTGAAATGAATTCAGGGTGACGACACAAGAAAACCCGGACATTACCCGGGTTTTTCTTGTTTTAATACCTTACAATTTTACCTTTTTAGTTTTTGGTTCTGGTTTTTCAGGTAATTGTATCGATAAAATCAAATCGATGCTTTCCGAATTAGTTTCATAATCGGCTGCAATTTTTTCCCATCTTTTTAGTTCTGCCTGTAAGCTTTCGATTTCCTTACCCAATGATTCGATCTTATTCTGGATTGATTTTCTAACGTTTGTATTTGCCATATCACAAAATTATGATTTGATGGCATATCTTTAAACTTCTTTGTTATGAAGATGCCTGTAAAAAATGCTAAGTGTTCTCTTTCAATGAGTTTTATTCTTATAAAATTTTCAACAATGGTGAAGAACCACTGAATTTGCGCACGATAGTAAATAATTATGCAATCATTTGCTATTTTTACCCAACATCCCCCATAAAATATGAAGAAAAATAATAACTGCGATCTTAAAACCTGTTTTATGTGCCAACTCACATTAAAAGAGTGGCATTCTGCTATCGAGAGCCATAAACGAAATTTTATCGCTAAAAAAGGGGAAGTAATTATCAGAGAGGGTGATCCGGTGAGTGGTGTTTATTTTGTTGCTTCGGGTAATGTAAAAGTGCATAAACAATGGGGCGACAAAGAATTGATTTTACGTTTTGCAAACGATGGAGCTATAATTGGGCATAGGGGAATCAGCAGCAGTATTTCTACCTATCCAATATCGGCAACAGCTTTAGAAACCACCAAACTTTGTTTTGTAGATATCGATTTTTTTAAAACAACCATAAAAGTAAACCAGGAATTTGCTTACGGTTTGTTGATGTTTTACGCCGATGAATTACACGCTTCAGAAAAGAAAATGCGTAATTTAGCTTTAATGTCGGTTAAAGGAAGGCTTGCCGTGGCTATTTTAGGATTGAGAGATCAATTTGGATTAGATGCCGAAGGATTTTTAAATTTAGCACTAAGCCGTCAGGATCTGGCCGCATTTACCGGTGCCACTTACGAAACGGTTTTCAGGACCATGAACGAACTGTTAGCAGAAAAATTAATCGTGGTTAGCGGAAAGCAAATTGGTATTTTAAACGAAGCTGGACTAACAGAATTGAGCAGTAAATAACCCATTATGGATAGTTTATTGTATAAAATATAAATGATAGGAGAATTTAAAAGATTAAATCTCCTCAGATCATCGTCATTGCGAGAAGGCTTTTTCAGCCGACGAAGCAATCTTTATAGCAAGGATCACTAGCATGAAAGATTGCTTCGTCGTTCCTCCTCGCAATGACGACTTTTCTTTTGACTCTGTCATTGATAGCGTAGTCAAAGTGTTTTTCATTACATTTATTTCGCTCAGCTTAATTAATAACCAGTCTTTAAATTATTGATATAATATGTTGGGAATCGTTTTATGTGGTGGGCAGAGTTTACGGATGGGCACTGATAAGGCTTTGCTCAGCCATCAGGATAAATTATGGGCAGAGGTCGCAGCTGATAAGTTAAGCTCGCTTAATCTACCGGTAAAATTTTCAGTTAATCCATCGCAGCAAGAAACCTATGCAGGTTATTTTGGGAATGAGCAGCTGATAGTTGATCATTCTTTACTTGATATCAAAGGACCATTATTGGGGGTGCTTTCTGCGCACTTATCAAATCCAGAGGAAGATCTATTCTTATTGGCCTGCGATATGTTGTTGATGGAAATCAGATTGCTGGAAAAGCTAATCCATTCAGTTAATGCTGATGATTCTTTCGAGGCTTATATTTTTACCAAAGATGATCAGCAAGAACCCCTATGTGGGATTTATAAAGTTGAAGGTTTGAAAAAAAATGTACACCTGCTGCAAACCAATGGTTTAGCCAAACACAGCATGAAATATGCTTTAAGTAATTTACGAGTTTGCGAAACTGCCATTGAGGATCAGGATTATCGTTATTTCAGTAATTTTAACTCCCATGCCGAAATTAATGGTTTATAACAATTGCAAGGCCGATTGATCAATCTTAGTAAAATTCTCTTTCTCTCCTTCACAAAGCACGCAACAATAATCTTCCGGTAAATCTTTAAATGCCGTACCTGGGTTAATGTTGTTTTCAATTTCGCCAATGCGCTCGTTGTACACTGTTAAACAATTGTTACACTGGTATAAAAACTCGCCGTCTTTTTTTATCGTTTCTTCAGTTTGAAAACTCTGTTTTTGACTACCGGTTTTTATCGCATTTAAACGGTATTTGTAAAACTTAAATATCGAACGCCTTATTTGTTCTGGTAATAAAAAACTAGGATTACCCCTGCTAAAAATTTCACCTGTACGCTCGTTGGGGTTAAAATCCTTAGCACACAAAATGTCATAAACGGGGAGTAGTTTTAACCCCAATACATTAATCAAGTGTCGTTTTTGGATCAGGATACTACTAAAAACCTCACTTTTTTTGCGTGTTTTAATGCCAAAACAGATTCCAAAAGTCCTGGTATCGTCGATGCTTAAATGTTTAACGAGGAAATTTTTTAATGCTAAGCCTTCGTTACAATTGTCTTCCACCTGAAAGTTAAGTTCGTTGGCCGCATGCCGCATATTGATCTCAAATTCTTCGAGCAAGCTATTCCAAAGGTTTTTATCTTTTTCATCAATCCCTTTTATAATAATGGTTTTCCAGGAGGTACAGCACAACTGACCGAGTTTGGTATCTAAACAAAGCTGGCAGAGTTTCTTTAAAAACGGAATGCTGAACAATTCATCACGCCTGTAAATACCTAACCAGTATTTGTTGTTGTAGCGGTTTAAGCCTTCGTAATAAGGCAAGTTAAATGATGATAGGGATACGGTATTTTCGGCCTGTTTAAGAATGAGGTTGTCATGATCTAAAAGTGCAAAGAGCGCTTCACCATTGGCTTGTGGATTATCTACAAACTGTGACTGATTGTTTTTGATAATACCCTCCAGCGCTTTGGTAACCTGTGCAATATGGTTGGTGTAACAAAGCTGATTCCATTCATAGGTTACATTGGTTTTTGGAAACCGGATAATCAAATGCCAATAATGTTCGGATTGTGAAGACGCAATCCAGTTGATATTACCCGTTAACATGGGGGTAAAACTTTGGTCGCTATCGCAGATATTAACCTTAACGGAAGGTTTAAAGTCGATGTCGTCTAAAACATCTTTGTATACCCCTTCAGTAAGCCAGGTTTTGCGGATAAAAATCTCTTCAGCAGGATAAGAACTGATAATATTCGGGAAATTATTGGAGTCTACTTCGTAATCGATCCCGAGTTTATCCATTTCACCTGTAAATATGGCAATATTATAGGTTGTAGTATCAATCAATAACTGCTGACGGAGGCCGAAACGAACATATTGGATCCGCGCTTTTGTTGCCGCAACCAGGATATTATACAAATTGCCCGGTGATATGATGCCGCCTGGAAAGTTAATGATTATGGTTTGATACATGGTTTAGCTATTTAAAAGTCCAAATTCTACTACTGCCTTTGGGAAGTTTTTGTTTTCGTGTCCTGGTCTGCATAATTTTAAAAGCGCAAACCTTTGGATATTAGTGAGTTTTCGCCATTGGTTTAAGGAGAGCTGCAAAGCTAATTCTGTCGCCTTTTCTCTTAGCATCGTAGGGATTTGATGTAGGTTTCCCCAATCAGGCAACGGGTCAATAGGTAGCGTGGTAGCTTGATTTCCAGTATATTTGGTAATCAGGCCAATCAGAAATTGATGGTATTTATCTGTTTGTTCTTGAGTTGAAACCGGTAGTAAAGCCAATTGGATTCTTTCTGACGGATGAAATTTG from Flavobacterium sp. W4I14 includes these protein-coding regions:
- a CDS encoding phosphate acetyltransferase (product_source=KO:K13788; cath_funfam=3.40.1390.20,3.40.50.10750,3.40.50.300; cog=COG0132,COG0280; ko=KO:K13788; pfam=PF01515,PF07085,PF13500; superfamily=52540,53659; tigrfam=TIGR00651), which translates into the protein MTKNIFIASAEPYTGKSVIAFGMINMLLAKTQKVGYFKPIIAQDDQNKKDEHVEAMLDYFSLPVKYEDAFAFTRQEMLHQAEDSGAIINTIISKYKKLEDNYDFTVIEGSDFLGEGMAFEFESNALMAKNLGAPVLIVVSGKNKTASELFKSAINIYRNFLLRDVQVLGVVANMVNPEEADRIKQALTNQLPAELLIAVIPTETSLQSPTMKEITLALGGEVLFGAELLDNQVDNFVTGAMMLPNFLRHIKDNLLIVTPGDRGDIIIGALQANLSANYPKIAGIVLTAGSLPDEPIIKLIEGLQTIIPIIAVKKGTFETTTTIGGIHSKITIENKKKIAVAIELFEKYVDIKALDDKIITFSYQGITPHMFQYQLVKWAKRDKKHIVLPEGNDERILKAVEKLITQDIVDITLLGDPSEITNTIKRLGLNLDPNTIKIHNPGQSAHYNDYVDTLHELRKAKNVNLEMARDMMTDVSYFGTMMVYKGDADGMVSGAVHTTQHTIRPALQFVKTKPGVSVVSSIFFMCLPERVAIFGDCAVNPNPTAQQLAEIAISSAESSAKFGIEPRIAMLSYSSGTSGEGEDVERVREATAIVKVRHPELKIEGPIQYDAAVDPLVGKQKLPGSEVAGRASVLIFPDLNTGNNTYKAVQRETGALAIGPMLQGLNKPINDLSRGCTVDDIFNTVVITAIQCQDI
- a CDS encoding CMP-N-acetylneuraminic acid synthetase (product_source=COG1083; cog=COG1083; superfamily=52374), with the translated sequence MTIQEIQQLEDFFTQAGKQDVPIYLNQATVITDYDHFLESHFMPLKLNPDAKVNLPLIHRLKMLKLLIESNA
- a CDS encoding hypothetical protein (product_source=Hypo-rule applied); amino-acid sequence: MKKDILRSDMIQDISSLKKEYCRKETAWHRDWKLAFPPSFREVAFYDAANADIHRADVFTPSGYTIEFQNSPITLAELNSREAFYPNLIWVLNGKKFKGFKILKHLPDVDDPRLKDYEFCHSDHLSMVRKSEVMQGVPNPKILNFYHPELQGIKLTSNLYSFCWKQPHSVWYLATAKIIVDLGGYFLYELKQRNQLNGNYPYLKMLSRKAFIDWHTPPEL
- a CDS encoding putative membrane protein (product_source=KO:K08995; cleavage_site_network=SignalP-noTM; cog=COG3652; ko=KO:K08995; pfam=PF13628; superfamily=58087), whose translation is MKKLIYLLAISALAFQACNGGNKDAKESADSLNMAKDSSTNAVATGGIAVDGADAKFTTQAAVGGMAEVELGKLALEKSSNPQVKEFATMMVKDHGMANTELTAIAKQKNITLPSTVDDEHKKKMDDLSKKSGADFDKAYVDAMVSGHKSTLKLMEDESRDGKDADLKAFAKKTAPIVQSHLVMINKINDSMK
- a CDS encoding outer membrane cobalamin receptor (product_source=COG4206; cath_funfam=2.170.130.10,2.60.40.1120; cleavage_site_network=SignalP-noTM; cog=COG4206; pfam=PF00593,PF07715,PF13715; superfamily=49464,56935), yielding MQIKKILLLGMLCVCVIFTSAQHRLSSISGQIKSNDGNPIPGATLKIHKTNYGTLTDQIGNFKLSNIPLGKYTIQVSAIGFKTQKKEINVADGQISTFNFHLSESTEQMETLNVIGRTANQQVNRQAFNVTSIDAKKLHNSTLDISHALDRVSGVRVREAGGLGSRMDFSLNGFTGRQVKFFIDGVPMDNFGSSFQINNIPINLAQRVEVYKGVVPVWLGSDALGGAVNIVTDNTTKSYMDASYSYGSFNTHKTAVNVGYTAPSGFKIQVNAFQNYSDNDYKVTTDVAAINGRYFRNQVVKRFNDTYHNETLIASAGVVNKSFADQLMFGLTVGQNYSEIQTGARMVSVFGDWHRKGSILMPTVKYAKKDLFVKGLDLRVNGNFNFGTEQNIDTVYRRYNWFQDYKEYPGAGSERERSMYKFRNNNGLATANLSYTVDEHHSMSLNNVYNSFNRTGSDELYPDAEKYEQPRINNKNVLGLGYKFSASEKWNTSVFAKQFYQSNKYSQSYNPSGNWGDIAYLTQKNSYSKTGYGIASTYFIVPNLQVKASYEKSYRLPETDELFGDLLNLEGNIALKPEQSSNYNLGFSYQAQLNKIHRFSFDGNLMYRDAKDFIRPSLNANQTKQVMGNVANVTNFGFESEVRYSFKQLFTAGVNVTYQNLRNNTRFEPGQTMQSPLFRDRIPNMPYLFGNADASLFFNNVGKKGNTLTLGYNVLYVHAYYLSWPSQGTSETKYDIPRQWMQDVNAVYTLGGGKYNIGLECKNLLDNRIYDNFSLQKPGRAFYAKVRYFFSNNR